GCAAGTTCTCCCGGGAGGACATGAGCCGGCTCAGCTACGTGCTGGCGGCGCAGCGGGACCGGTACCTGCCGTTACGGGTGATCAAGGAGCACCTCGACGCCCTCGACCGGGGGCTCGAGCCGCCCGACGCCCCCGGCGGGGCGCCGCGGGTGCCGCGGGCACTGGTCGCGGCCGAGGGGCTGCCCGACGCCGAGGACTTCGAGCCGAGCCGCTCGCCCATCCGGCTGTCCCGGGCCGAGGTGCTCGCCGCGACCGGCCTGACCGACGAGGCGCTGACCCAGCTCGAGCAGTTCGGGATGGTGACCTCCCGTGGCGGCCACTACGACGACACGTCGCTCACGGTCGCCCAGGCGGTCGGCGAGCTGTCCCGGTACGGCATCGAGCCGAGGCACCTGCGGGCCTTCCGGACGGCGGCCGACCGCGAGGTCGGACTCGTCCAGCAGGTGGTCACCCCCCTGGTCCGGCAACGCAGTCCGGAGGCGCGGGGGCGGGCCGAGGAGGCCGTCCAGGAGCTCGCC
The DNA window shown above is from Mycobacteriales bacterium and carries:
- a CDS encoding MerR family transcriptional regulator is translated as MSIGEVLSQLRPDFPDVTISKIRFLESEGLVSPHRTPSGYRKFSREDMSRLSYVLAAQRDRYLPLRVIKEHLDALDRGLEPPDAPGGAPRVPRALVAAEGLPDAEDFEPSRSPIRLSRAEVLAATGLTDEALTQLEQFGMVTSRGGHYDDTSLTVAQAVGELSRYGIEPRHLRAFRTAADREVGLVQQVVTPLVRQRSPEARGRAEEAVQELAALSVRLHAALVKAGLRSVLGG